Proteins from one Roseovarius nanhaiticus genomic window:
- the lepB gene encoding signal peptidase I, producing MAKDAKTGNPIIETIKTVVFALLIAGLFRTLFFQPFWIPSGSMKDTLLIGDFLFVNKMAYGYSYASCPSIAIGPIDIDAADICGFLDGDNTRIWGEEPERGDIIVFRHPVNQKDFIKRLVGMPGDTVQMKDGVLHLNGTAVDLQDDGTFDEVYAPQGSMNSRPRCENGVVGEGGLCTKSRQIETLPGGHSHAILNIDDQRSDDTGVFTVPEGHYFFLGDNRDNSTDSRYPQTVGGVGFVPYENLIGRAGRVIFSSAGSSMLYFWTWRGDRFFKRLD from the coding sequence ATGGCCAAAGATGCCAAAACTGGCAATCCCATCATCGAGACGATCAAGACGGTGGTCTTTGCGCTGCTGATCGCGGGCCTCTTTCGTACCCTGTTCTTTCAGCCGTTCTGGATCCCCTCCGGCTCGATGAAAGACACGCTGCTGATCGGGGATTTTCTTTTCGTGAACAAGATGGCCTATGGCTATTCCTACGCGTCGTGCCCCTCGATCGCGATTGGCCCGATCGACATTGATGCCGCGGATATTTGCGGCTTCCTCGATGGCGATAACACCCGCATCTGGGGCGAGGAGCCCGAGCGCGGCGACATCATCGTCTTTCGCCATCCGGTGAACCAAAAGGACTTCATCAAGCGGCTGGTCGGCATGCCCGGCGACACTGTCCAGATGAAGGATGGCGTTTTGCATCTGAACGGCACGGCGGTCGATCTGCAGGATGACGGCACCTTCGACGAGGTCTACGCGCCCCAAGGTTCGATGAATTCGCGCCCGCGCTGCGAAAACGGCGTCGTGGGCGAGGGCGGGCTTTGCACCAAGTCGCGCCAGATCGAGACGCTCCCCGGCGGGCATAGCCACGCGATCCTCAATATCGACGATCAGCGTTCGGACGACACCGGCGTCTTTACCGTGCCCGAAGGGCATTACTTTTTCCTCGGCGACAACCGCGACAACTCGACCGACAGCCGGTATCCGCAGACCGTGGGCGGCGTCGGATTTGTGCCCTACGAGAACCTGATCGGCCGCGCGGGCCGCGTCATCTTCTCCTCGGCGGGCTCGTCCATGCTCTATTTCTGGACATGGCGGGGGGACCGCTTCTTCAAGAGGCTCGATTGA
- the rnc gene encoding ribonuclease III: MKLSGELTNFAGRLGHEFTRPALLIEAVTHPSMSSPSRADNQRLEFLGDRVLGLVMAEALLEHDPTAAEGQLAPRFNALVRKEACADVARQIDLGKVLKLGRSEMLSGGRRKEALLGDAMEAVIAAVYLDAGFDAARAMIMRLWGARIGDVADDARDPKTALQEWAQARGMTPPKYLQTDRSGPDHAPQFTITAQLPNGAAEAATAGSKRQAEQAAAQMLLTRLESGQTKTPPED, encoded by the coding sequence TTGAAACTCTCGGGTGAATTGACGAATTTCGCAGGCCGGCTGGGGCATGAATTTACCCGGCCCGCCCTGCTGATCGAGGCGGTCACGCACCCCTCGATGTCGTCGCCCAGTCGGGCGGACAACCAGCGGCTGGAATTCTTGGGCGATCGCGTGCTGGGCCTCGTCATGGCCGAGGCGCTGCTGGAGCATGACCCTACCGCCGCCGAAGGCCAGTTGGCGCCGCGCTTCAACGCGCTGGTGCGCAAGGAGGCCTGCGCCGACGTCGCGCGCCAGATCGATCTGGGCAAGGTGCTGAAACTTGGCCGATCCGAGATGCTGTCGGGCGGGCGCCGCAAGGAGGCGCTTTTGGGCGATGCGATGGAGGCGGTGATCGCCGCGGTCTATCTTGACGCAGGGTTTGACGCCGCCCGCGCCATGATCATGCGCCTTTGGGGCGCGCGCATCGGCGATGTGGCCGACGATGCGCGCGACCCCAAGACCGCGCTGCAGGAATGGGCGCAGGCGCGCGGGATGACTCCGCCGAAATACCTGCAGACGGATCGCAGCGGGCCTGACCACGCCCCGCAATTCACCATTACGGCCCAGTTGCCCAATGGCGCCGCCGAGGCCGCCACCGCAGGCTCCAAGCGCCAGGCCGAGCAGGCCGCGGCGCAGATGCTCCTCACGCGGCTGGAAAGTGGTCAGACAAAAACGCCCCCGGAGGATTGA
- the era gene encoding GTPase Era, with the protein MSTRAGFVALIGEPNAGKSTLLNRMVGAKVSIVTHKVQTTRARIRGVAIEGETQLIFVDTPGLFQPRRRLDRAMVAAAWSGASDADVVVLLIEAHRGMTEGVERILENLPNATKGRKVALAINKIDRVESPKLLALTQKMNERFAFDETYLISAEKGHGVDALRQWLAGEMPEGPWLYPEDQIADLPMRMIAAEMTREKLTLRLHQELPYQLTVETENWEERDDGSARIDQLIYVMRDGHKGIVLGRKGETIKQVGAAARAELEEFLGRRVHLFLQIKVRPNWLEEAERYSEMGLDFKDGN; encoded by the coding sequence ATGAGCACACGCGCCGGATTCGTAGCCCTGATCGGTGAGCCGAACGCAGGCAAGTCGACCCTGCTGAACCGCATGGTCGGCGCCAAGGTGTCCATCGTCACGCACAAGGTGCAGACGACGCGCGCGCGCATTCGCGGCGTCGCCATCGAGGGCGAGACACAGCTGATCTTCGTCGACACGCCGGGCCTCTTTCAGCCGCGCCGCCGGCTGGACCGCGCCATGGTGGCCGCCGCCTGGAGTGGCGCTTCGGACGCCGATGTGGTCGTCCTGCTGATCGAGGCGCATCGCGGTATGACCGAGGGCGTCGAACGTATCCTCGAAAACCTGCCGAACGCGACCAAGGGCCGCAAGGTCGCGCTTGCCATCAACAAGATCGATCGCGTCGAATCGCCCAAACTTCTGGCTCTGACTCAAAAGATGAACGAGCGTTTCGCTTTTGATGAAACCTACCTGATCTCGGCCGAGAAGGGCCACGGCGTCGATGCGCTGCGCCAGTGGCTGGCGGGCGAGATGCCCGAGGGCCCATGGCTCTACCCCGAGGACCAGATCGCGGATCTGCCGATGCGCATGATTGCCGCCGAAATGACCCGCGAGAAACTGACCCTGCGCCTCCATCAGGAGCTGCCCTACCAGCTGACGGTCGAGACCGAAAACTGGGAAGAGCGCGACGACGGCTCGGCCCGCATCGACCAGCTGATCTATGTCATGCGCGACGGGCACAAGGGCATCGTGCTGGGCCGCAAGGGCGAGACGATCAAGCAGGTCGGCGCCGCCGCCCGCGCCGAGCTGGAGGAATTTCTGGGCCGCCGCGTCCATCTTTTCCTGCAGATCAAGGTGCGCCCGAACTGGCTGGAAGAGGCCGAGCGCTATTCCGAAATGGGCCTCGACTTCAAGGATGGGAACTAA
- a CDS encoding DUF1491 family protein → MTRLTADFWVHAYLARLRGLDIPAFVTAHGDDTAGAVLVKLNTLDGKAAAFQRSFDLMSGARNWQTLTEGPEAEVDASIARQRGFDPDLWVIEVEDRAGRHLLDQPGLAE, encoded by the coding sequence ATGACGCGCCTCACCGCAGATTTCTGGGTGCATGCCTATCTTGCGCGCCTGCGCGGGCTTGATATTCCGGCCTTCGTGACCGCCCATGGCGACGACACCGCAGGCGCCGTTCTGGTTAAGCTCAACACGCTCGACGGCAAGGCCGCCGCGTTCCAGCGCAGCTTCGATCTGATGTCCGGCGCGCGCAATTGGCAGACGTTGACCGAAGGCCCCGAGGCCGAGGTGGACGCCTCCATCGCCCGCCAGCGCGGCTTCGATCCAGATCTATGGGTGATCGAGGTCGAGGACCGCGCCGGGCGGCACCTCCTGGACCAGCCCGGCCTTGCTGAATGA